One window of Nitrospirota bacterium genomic DNA carries:
- a CDS encoding ribbon-helix-helix protein, CopG family → MRTVLSVSLPENISEELDRFAKATGRNKSDIVKESLSLFLWEMKLRAVQKKLGPKAKKLGLISEEDVFKAIS, encoded by the coding sequence ATGAGAACAGTGTTGTCAGTAAGCCTGCCGGAAAACATATCAGAGGAGCTCGATAGATTTGCAAAAGCTACGGGGCGGAATAAGAGCGACATAGTGAAGGAGTCCCTGAGTTTGTTTCTCTGGGAGATGAAGCTCAGGGCAGTGCAGAAAAAGCTCGGCCCGAAAGCAAAAAAACTTGGCCTTATCAGTGAAGAGGATGTGTTCAAGGCAATATCATGA
- a CDS encoding putative toxin-antitoxin system toxin component, PIN family, which produces MIAVFDTNVLIAAIITEGICSKLLHRARAGEFTLVSCPFIVTELRRILSKKFRLPHEEVASALDPINEAISQIIEHNLKITNICRDADDDNIIACALAVKADYLVTGDADLLELKSCQDVRIVTPRDFESLFV; this is translated from the coding sequence ATGATTGCCGTATTTGATACGAACGTTCTCATTGCGGCAATTATCACTGAAGGGATCTGCTCGAAATTATTGCACAGGGCGCGCGCCGGAGAATTTACACTTGTCTCGTGCCCATTCATTGTGACGGAACTTCGGCGCATACTCTCAAAGAAATTTCGCCTTCCCCATGAAGAAGTCGCCTCGGCACTAGACCCCATCAATGAGGCGATCAGTCAAATTATCGAGCACAATCTCAAAATTACGAATATTTGCCGTGATGCCGATGATGACAACATTATCGCCTGTGCGTTGGCGGTGAAGGCTGATTATCTTGTGACAGGAGACGCTGATCTGCTGGAGTTAAAAAGCTGTCAGGATGTTAGAATTGTAACCCCAAGGGACTTTGAATCGTTATTTGTGTAA